The sequence below is a genomic window from Lodderomyces elongisporus chromosome 2, complete sequence.
aaagaaaaaaaaaactaagaacaagaaaacaaaggaaaggaaaggaaagaactAACGAACGAACGAACGAACGAACAACACAACAATTTagactttgtttttttttccattccATTTATTAGTTAGCAAACAACAAAGGCttcgttttctttatttgttttcttctgttGTGTTTTCCCATCCATTCTTTAGGAAATGTCTCAAAAAATTGGTACTGCCGTACTGGCATTAACAAGGGTATGGCACCACGTTGATGTTGCCGCCGACGATAGAACATTGGGTAGACTAGCTTCGCAAATTGCAATTACTTTACAAGGTAAACACAAGCCAACGTTCACACCAAATCGTGACCACGGAGATTATGTTGTGGTGACAAATTGTGCACACTTGAAAATTACGGGtaacaaattgaaagataAGACATACTGGAGTCACACAACACGACCAGGCTCCTTGAATTTAATTCCTATGGAAAGGATGATTGCAAATAAAGGTTATGGTGAAGTTTTGAGAAGAGCTGTAAAGGGTATGATCCctaaaaataaacacaGATTGGTGAGAATGAATAGATTGAGATTATACGACGGTGACGAGCATCCATACAAGGAAAATCTAATAGCATTTGCTGATGAAGTTCAAGATATGAAACAAAAGCTCGCtgaattggaaaagaaggaaactGAAAGGGCGGGACTTCGGGAAAAATATTTAAGTCGTCAATAAGGAAGATTCATGTAAATACTCAATATTAATATCGAAATTAAATTCgttcttctctctctctctctcttcttttccatttttttttatttctttccccttctttcctcctctttgctttttcgtTGTACTTTTCCTTGTGTTTGTATTCCGCTTATTTTGGTTGGCAAAAAGATTCCAAAGCTTTGACAAATTGGTGGGGTTATCGTAcacttttttgtatttttcgtattttcaatttatatatatatgtatatatagatatctATAAAATTCAATCCCTCTATCCAAGCACCAAATCTAGCGCAAGCACAAATgcgaattttttttttttattcaagcCACAGATTATGCCCTGATACTCACTCCCGAACTCTCTGTGTACAATCTCGGGGTAATGTTCATCGCCATCAACTCTTGGAATAATAATTTGGCTGCGTATGGAATGTGGATCTGGTAAATATTTGTCTTGTTCTTACACGAACGACACTCGAATtgattcttcttcaaatttgCAATAACAGACATTAAACCACATACTCCACAAACATGCACACGGAATGCATCTGAGGCTTCCATCAACCTTTCTTTAAGGAACCCGGCTGCACCGTGCGCAATCATACAATCTCTCTCCATCTCTCCGAAACGTAAACCACCATCTCTTGATCTACCTTCAACTGGTTGCCTAGTCAACACTTGCACGGGACCTCTAGCTCTGGCATGGATCTTGTCGTCGACCATATGTCTCAATCTTTGATAATATGTTGGACCAAAAAAGACTTGCGCCATAAGCTTTTTACCTGTATGACCATTGTACATAACTTCAAATCCTCTTGATTGGTAACCATGTTCTCTAAGCAACTTGGAAACAGCTTCAGCAGTGACATCTGTGAATGGCGACGCATCACCTTCAAGACCTGACAATGCCGACACTTTAGACAAAAGACACTCAATCAAATGCGCAACCGTCATACGAGATGGAATTGCGTGAGGATTAATAATCAAATCAGGTACAACACCTTCACTCGTGAACGGCATATCCTCATGTCTATATGTAACACCAATGGTACCCTTTTGACCGTGTCGAGAAGCAAACTTGTCACCAATTTGTGGAATCTTGGTTGTTCTCATTCTCACCTTCACAAACTTGgcaccatcaccatttgTTGTCAACAACACTTGATCAACAATACCGGACTCAGTACTTCTCAATGGTGTTGATGCGTCTCTCTTTGTATGGTATTGCGTCCTTTGACCCAATTCCTCGGTGTCAGGTGGAATAGGCGTCGTCTTACCAATAATAATATCCTCTCCACTGACTCTCACACCAGGTGCAATTAATCCATCGTCATCTAATTTCTCATAAGTTCCATGTTTCAAACGTAAAGTATCTGACCTCGAAGGCTTCTCAAATGTTTCCAATGCCTTCATTCCTTGTCGTTTCTCAAGGTCCATGTATGAtctaaagaacaaagatcTAAACAAACCTCTATCAATTGAAGATTGGTTCATAATCATAGAATCTTCTTGGTTGTAACCAGAGTAACATGCAATGGCAACAATGGCATTTTGTCCTGCAGGAAGTTCTCTAAACTTCAAATGTTCCATAGCCCTAGTGGTGGCAAGAGGTTTTTGAGGATAGTAAAGAATATTAGCCATTGTGTCCATTCTCACTGAATAGTTTGTCAAAAAGACACCCATGGCTTGCTTACCCATCGCAGATTGATATGTGTTACGTGGCGATTGATTATGATCAGGGAACGGAATAATCGAGGCTGCAACACCAAGAATCATTGAAGGGTGAATCTCACAATGAGTAAACGTATGCGTGTTACTACTGTTTGTGGGTTTGATTCTCTTTGCTGGATCAAGCTCTTGCTCTTCCATTTGcaagttttgttgttgagtcTCGGTCAAACTGCTCTTTGAAGCTTCAAGATCATCGGGCGTCATGGCAATCATAAtcgtttcttcttcttcagcaTCGACATATTCAACAATACCTTCCTTAACCAATGAAGACCATGTATATTTTGGTGCCGCatcctcatcatcttcatcatatCCTTCGTATGAAGACTCCAAAAGCTGATTAACATGTTCtttttgaagtttcaaatCACCTTTGGTAGCAGAATCAGGTTTATCGTCAACAATGAATAATGGACGATAAACTCTACCTGCATCAGTAAAGATTTTGAATTCCTTCTCCCTAATATCTCTGATGAGTGACACTTCAGGAGAAATGTCACCATTTCGTCTAAGATCACGCATATAATCAACCAAAGAAGCTGGCTCCCTGTGGACACCTACCCAAACACCATTAACAAAAACTCTAGTGACATCTGGTGAGTTGGCAGGAGTATAATCCTCTAAAGGCTCTAAACCCCAATCACGAAGAAACGACAAGATAGGATCTGAGGGCGTACCCACAGAGATACACGACATAAGCGACAAGTTCTTCACCAAACCACACGCTTGACCTTCTGGAGTCTCGGCAGGACAAACCAAACCCCAATGAGTATTATGCAACTGTCTTGGTTTGGCAATCTTACCGTCTCTTCCGATTGGTGTATTGGTTCTTCTCAAATGCGACAATGTAGACGAGTAAGTGTATCTATTCAACACTTGTGAGACACCAGCTCTGGAACTCATGGCTTTCTTTTGCTCACCCCAGTTACCGGTGGCAAGGGAGTATCTTAACCCATCAGTAATTGTTTGGGACTTAACAGCCAATGTCAAGTTAAACTCCTTATCATTTTCAACACATCTCTGCATGTAGTTGTAAATAtcttttgttaattttttaaacaaGATTCGGAACAAGTTGGCTAATAAAGGTCCCGCTAAATCTAGCCTTTTTTTACCGAAATGATCTCTGTCGTCTGgttcctttctttccaaCGCACAAAGTAATAATCTATTCACCATGTAACCAAGGTAAAACGCCTTTCGTGTTTCAAAACCTTCCTCTTGTGTGATGTTTGGAAGCAACTccttttgcaaaatatcCTTAGCATATTGAATACGTTTTTCTCTACGAATACCAAGAACACCTCTTCTACCAATGAAATCAAGTGCAACTTCACGCTCTTGAATAACAAAACCTTCTTCGACACATGGTTTCAACATCTCCAACATTTGCCAATCATTCTGATCATAACAAATGTGCTCCAAGATATCACCATCTGGCACGATACCCAATGCTCTAAATACAATAACAATGGGGATGTCTTCCTTGATATATGGCAAAGTAGCCTTGATAGTTCTTGCAGAGGTTCCCTTCTCATCACGACCATATAACTTGATTTGCATTGACGAGATCAAACGTGACCCCTTTTCGATTGCCGATCTAATTTCTGCTACATGTGAGATTGGTGATGGTGCTGCTTTTTTAAACACTTGCACGATATTTGCTGCACTTCTTTCCTGGGCAATAAGGACTTTCTCTGACCCATTAATGACGAAATATCCACCCATATCATAAGGACATTCCTTTAACTCATAAAATTCATGTTCTCCCAAGTCTCTCAACATACAGAATTTTGATCTCAACATTATAGGAACTTTACCGAGATAAACCTTTGAagtctttttctctccttcAACGTCGATTTCATGCCACTCCAACTCGTTATCTATTCGCTTGTTATCATCAGATGTAAACACTCGCTTTGTCATATCAACATATATGGGCGAAGAGTATGTAAGATTACGAAGTCTTGCTTCTTGCGGAAACATAGGGTGCGTAGTACCATCACCTTCAGTCTGAGTTGGCTTGGAGATGtaaatttttccaaaattgaTCTCATATCTCTTGTTATCATGGTCCTTTTCCGATGTATGCTGTGCTGGCTGGTCCAAAATCAAGTGGGAATCTTCCCATACTAATTCTTGAATTGTTGATTCAATGAATTCATCAAACGAGTCGAGTTGCTGTGAAACTAAACCCTTTTCCTGGAAAAACGACGAAATAACTGTCCAACAATCCTCCGGGGTAATGTTCTGCGCCTCGACATCCGCATCATACATATACGGATCATCCATCTCTTGATCGTGTGACATGATCAATAAGTTGCTGAGCTATAAGTTGTTCTGGGCAGGACTATAGGATGTGGATGCAAGCTTACGGTTGGATGGCAAAGGTTGAATAGTTGAAGATGGTGTTTCCAActaataagaaaaaaaaaacaatttattcgtactatattttttttgttctctctttgtttctttctgaCTCTCTGTTTCTACCTCGctcaatttgtttgtttttttttttttgtctttgtcatGTCAAGATTTCTCgccaatttttcaacaaactcGACAAGCAGAAGACCAAGAACATAAGGCAAATGgtaagaaaattaaaaaaaattaaaaaataaataaaaagattgtttgtatgtgtttACACGACTCTGTGTATTTGTTTAGCAGTCTCCAGGATctgaaaattttttgaaatacaCCTTATTTTAATAAAGATAAGATACCACTTCAAATATCCCTTGCACGGCACCTgtccacacacacacacacaccccTCCCAACGGATTCACTTTGTCTCCTAATACGTTTCTACACGATCAACATGGAGTTCAAGACAAGGTCTTTGATGACCTCTATATCCAAAATGTGCACACGGTCTATCCATCACTACAACCCACCCAGCAAATACCCCAAAGTCAATGTCAAAGATGTTGAATTGAACCCACCTAAATACGGATTCCGTAAAGTGCTAAAACCAACTCTTGCACAATCTCCAACAAAGACCTTGTTTCCTAGTGCAGAGATTGCTAAATTATATGTGGAAAACGGTAAACCCATCCCCAATAGATTTGTGAGTCGCATCGATTCCGAGACTGCACGCCAAAATTTCGAAGAATTCCAAGAGAAGTTAGCAATGGACGAACCACACTTTAAGATTGGTAAGAAGCAAGTGTTTTTACCAGGTGGTAGAATCTGTTTATTGAGAAACAACGCTAAGCATACTCCATATCAGGCTAAATTTCTTGTGCCTAAAAAGATGAACAAGTTGGACTTGAGAGATTACCTATGGCATGTGTATGGATTAAGAGCTTTGAATATCACTGTGCAATTACAACCAGCAAAATGGGTGAGGAATCATAGGGATTTGGCCAGACACAGAGTCCCAcagatgaaaaagatgacCATCGATATGGCTGAACCTTTTGTGTGGCCTGAAGTGTCAAAGACGCTCTTGGATAAATTGGAGAGTGAGAAGAACAATATGGAAGAGTTGGTGATGCGCGGATATGCTCAAGGCTcagacaaaaagaaacctATTGATTCATACGACGGAATGTTTAAAGAGAACGATAAGGTGGAAAGATTTATTCCTAAATCATTTGCCAAGTCGAGTGTCAAGGCGATGAAGCAAATTGGTGGACACCTCAAGTCTGCTGACACGAGAGCACAAGTGTCGAATTTCTTGAAATTATAAAGATGTAAATacggaaaagaaaaatatactAAGCAATGTTTAGGAAATAAAACACTAAAAATATAAGTCTCGAAACACACAATGTActggaataaaaaaaaaaaagaaaagtaaagattGGAAAGCTGAACTGAATGTGGAGATGGAAAACGAAGagagcaaaagagaaaaaaataataataattggaagaaaacaaaagatccACCATCAATGACCTGTATCAGTTGGCAAAATGTCTATCAAAGTTCATTACCAAAAGTAGCCTCTCTTTCTTGGAGTAGCTGTGGTGTCAGCGATACTCGCCTCGGCAGTAGTTGTTCCTGCGGCTGCATCTGACCTCTCCCCCAACTCTGAATCAACTCCACTGATTACATCAAACTCTTCGATGGATGAtgatttttgcaaaatagaACCTGCATCTTTACTTCCAACACCACTACCAGTAGCCGTTGCAGATGTTGTTGCGGGTGCTGTTGCAGATGTTGTTGCAGATGCCAGTGGTGTTGCTTCTCCATTTCCGGTAAATCTGTTCTTGATATTCATCACCATGACAAATGAACTATCCAAAACATTAGTATAATCAGCCATACTTCCTCCGTACCCACTTGTGTCAGAATTATCACCCTCTGCGCCAGCTCCTCTTTGTTCCCTTGAGCCATTTCCAAATAGTTTGAACCCGTTATTCAAATTGGCTAATACGTTTAATGGCAAATACTGTACAGCAGTCAATGGATTAACACTCAACTTTCTCACTACATCGATATTTTTCTCCAACCAAGGCTTAAAGTATGCAAAAAATACCAATCCACACCCACCTTGAGTAAAGTTTTTCCATTCCAAAGTTTGATCAAAGGATGAATTGGTATTGGCAACAGCATCCTCGTTGTTGAATGAAACCATTGGTGAAATCAACCATAAACTAAATCCCAATCTTAAAAGACTGTATCCTGGCACGATGCTAGTGAGCACACCAAAACACCCTTCAACTAAACGAACACATGCTAGTACTATCCAGTAAATGAACCATTTCTGTATAGAAATAAGATGTATTTGCAATGTATTTTCATCGACTGCATTCACTTGTTGCTTTCCCGTGGCGGTGGAGTATATAACATTAAATGGTACTGATATGCCACCAATCTTGTatgttgatgatgcaaCGGAGTTCAGTACACGTGTGTAGTCTTCAAAAGCCCTGCAGGACGCAATTATTGGGTAAACAACAGATACCAAGTTGCTAATAGTAAAAGCGTGTTAATATGATGAAATTATTAAAGCTTATTAAGTTACCAAATCCTTTCTCCTATCTATTCAACCTTGGTCTTGCTTcctctcttttatttttcctttcttttttgatttcccCTAACTCATTCCTGAGAAACATACTTGATGTGTATGAGGTATTTGGTTATGCCAAAAAtattaaagaaaattaagaTTAAAAAGATTGGAGTGAGGATAGGGGTTTGACTTAAAAGTCGGTGGCAATTTATAGGATACATACTTTAGTATGGAAAAAATCCCAGCCATTGTGgataaaacaaagaaaaagacctGTCTCTGTCTTCTTTGTATACAGTATATAGTTTTGATGGATgttgcttgtttgtttgcttgtttgtttgtttgtttgtttttcttttgaataGAGGGTATGGTTTATAAATGGCAATGGTGGGTCATGGATTTTGAAGATGTATAGAAACTGGTTATGAGGAGATAAGATGATTATGTAaaagtatatataatatagtGCTGGGGTAGTGTCCTGTGTGCAAACAACTGATAAGATAAGAAAAGTGGTTccaaaaattataaaaagaaaagcactCTTGTCTTAAACACGCCCCCTTGAGAATAGTTAAATAACAACGATACTTGACTACTGTTACGAAATTAATATCAAGACACTGGCTTCtcaatttatatatataagtataggtatatgtatatatattaatattTATAACTTGTtgtaaacaaaaatatatgGATAAATCAAtcttaaaataaaaataatgtCAGTTTCTATTATTGTTCctatattgttgttgtaattcttatattttttttcccttttccttttcataTTCTGGTCTCTTCGTTTGATAAAGAGTAAGACTTGGAGGGTGATTTATCACACATtcaagaaaccaaaaaaaaaaaatgaaaagaaagaaaaaaaaaaaaaaagaatattgaGTCCATCACAGCTAAACATCAAATCCACGTTTGTTCAATTCTTCAACGTTCCAATCCCATGTTTCTTTTGCGTATTCCAAGTTACTTGCATTTTTGCTAGGCTTGTCTACTACGCCACCAGTAACGAAATAATCGCCGCTGTTTTCCTTTATATTTAAATTGGGGTCCATTGCTGCTCTTAGCGTGGCAAAGCTACCTTCCTCATTGCTGACACCCATTACTCTATCACTTATATCAAACACGCAGTTTGCCGCGTACTTGACCACGGGGATGTTTCGCCAGTGATTGTACAATTCTGTTCCTAAAATGATTCCCGGGTGCACTGCTATTGAAAGGATTTGTGGGTATTTTGTGCTCAATTCTTTAATCATTTGAATATCTGCAGTTTTGGCCAATCCGTATCTCACCCAAGTAAATAGTGCATTGGGAAACGAATTTAGTTTGATGTTTTGTTCTGGTTTATAGTGTTTTAAGGGAGCAAAGTTGTGGCCAATCGATGTGAGAATAATGATTCTTGGCGGCTCGggtgttgtttttgcagTATATAATAATGTTGGAATGAATTTCAACGTCAATAAGAAATGAGCAACAAAATTTACTTGGTATTGAAGCTCGTATCCATCTTTTGTGATTTTGTATGGCACGCCCATTATGCCGGCATTTCCAATTAGGATATccaattttctttcctttgcGAGGAATTGGTCAACTGCCTTGGGCACGGTCAACAAGTCGAGTAAATCAATGTAAATGTAGTGGAGCTCTCCTACTGGATATTGCTCCTTTGCATTCATTTGACCAAGTCTTGTTTGTGCTTCTGCCTTGATGTCTTCAAAAGCTTTCAACATCTTCAGTTCAGTGCGACCAGCCATGTAGATGATGTAACCGTGCAAGTACAAGTGCAATGCAGTGTACCATCCTATACCTGTGTTTCCGCCAGTAATGAATAcagtttttctttcctttaaGGGATCATAGTGTGGGGCATTTGTAGGGTTAAAGAAATGTGATCTATCAGGCATTATATTTTAAGTTCTTGTTAGTTGGTGTTGAACAAAGGTTTGCAAaatttgagaaagaaagaaaaaaagaacaaaacaaaaagaaaaaaatgaaattgtaAATAAAAGTGGACGCTAGTTTATAATTATAAATTGGGTcgttgatatatatatatattcttcttttcttgttttgcttGTGTGGGTATGTGAGTGTGAAATTTTGGAAGAAGGGATGGTGGGGAAGGTAGAAGTTGGAGGTCAATTTGGGTGCTATAAGTGAGGCAtgtgaagatgaaaaaaaataaaaaaaaaagttttgggTTTGCTTATCAATTTTGAGGTAcgagtgaaaaaaaaaaaaagggaatgTATGTTTCTATTGCTTGATTACCTAATTATTAAACTTTGATGTATTGTGCATGGAATCATATACCAACTTAAACCGCGGAAATATCATATGTCGAGGGAAGGGCAAGTAAAAGGTTAAAAAGTAGACAAATGTAAATACAAGAGCAACAAATAGACGAGAAAagtaaatggaaaaaaaaagaaaagagagagaaataaTGTAAGAAGGGGCTAGACATTCATTGTGTGTTTACAACTGTGTCAAAAAATTTGCAACTTTCTTtgcaaatcaaatcaaaagagaaaagtagagagagagggagatgGGAAGGGAAAAGTAGACCAAAACTAATGATGATTTTATTgtagagagagaaaataaagtaatatacatgtgtatatgtaaaGTTGATCACGTGCGTATTCTACCCTGAGTTTGTATATGCAACTTGCAAAACGATATATTGTCACTTTATAAAgaagatatatataaaaagatttaataaaagaaaagaaggaagaatcaaaaaaaaaaaaattactctAAATGGAAGTCTACTCAGTGCACAAGATTTGAAGAGGGCTGGGAAGGAACTAATTAATCAACAAGATCAGTGGTATAATCTTTACCAATCTTTAATGAACTTTATATAAAgagaattgaaattgataaGGAGACGATTAGAAATTAAggacataaaaaaaaattatatgtaaaaacaaaatttgtaGTGAATGAAGAGGTGGGGGAAAGAATGAAATATGAACAGAAGGATTGATAGAGAGTAAtggcaaaaaacaaaaaaacaagtataCTTCCCCGCTTATATATAAAATGGTGAATTGGGTATATACGTAATAGTAATACAATAGCCGTGTGATATTTCCCAATGCGGATAATTGCGGCGGAGAGATAGAGGAAGACGATGgaaaaaacagaataaTGACTTTGtagatgtatatatatatatataaatatataaatatacttattatttatatttaattatttatttatttgtttgtttgaaatTGTGAGGGGTAATTATTGGAGAAAGATAAGAAAGTTAGGATTTAATTGAATAACTTAATCATACATTTACTCACTAAAAATTGATAGATGTCATACTGAATAGCTAGAAATTGGTTAAAACAccatttatatatttattccTTATTTATCTAAGTCCATACTGTTTTAT
It includes:
- the MRPL23 gene encoding 54S ribosomal protein L23, mitochondrial (BUSCO:EOG092654LJ), translating into MSQKIGTAVSALTRVWHHVDVAADDRTLGRLASQIAITLQGKHKPTFTPNRDHGDYVVVTNCAHLKITGNKLKDKTYWSHTTRPGSLNLIPMERMIANKGYGEVLRRAVKGMIPKNKHRLVRMNRLRLYDGDEHPYKENLIAFADEVQDMKQKLAELEKKETERAGLREKYLSRQ
- the RPB2 gene encoding DNA-directed RNA polymerase II subunit RPB2, which translates into the protein MSHDQEMDDPYMYDADVEAQNITPEDCWTVISSFFQEKGLVSQQLDSFDEFIESTIQELVWEDSHLILDQPAQHTSEKDHDNKRYEINFGKIYISKPTQTEGDGTTHPMFPQEARLRNLTYSSPIYVDMTKRVFTSDDNKRIDNELEWHEIDVEGEKKTSKVYLGKVPIMLRSKFCMLRDLGEHEFYELKECPYDMGGYFVINGSEKVLIAQERSAANIVQVFKKAAPSPISHVAEIRSAIEKGSRLISSMQIKLYGRDEKGTSARTIKATLPYIKEDIPIVIVFRALGIVPDGDILEHICYDQNDWQMLEMLKPCVEEGFVIQEREVALDFIGRRGVLGIRREKRIQYAKDILQKELLPNITQEEGFETRKAFYLGYMVNRLLLCALERKEPDDRDHFGKKRLDLAGPLLANLFRILFKKLTKDIYNYMQRCVENDKEFNLTLAVKSQTITDGLRYSLATGNWGEQKKAMSSRAGVSQVLNRYTYSSTLSHLRRTNTPIGRDGKIAKPRQLHNTHWGLVCPAETPEGQACGLVKNLSLMSCISVGTPSDPILSFLRDWGLEPLEDYTPANSPDVTRVFVNGVWVGVHREPASLVDYMRDLRRNGDISPEVSLIRDIREKEFKIFTDAGRVYRPLFIVDDKPDSATKGDLKLQKEHVNQLLESSYEGYDEDDEDAAPKYTWSSLVKEGIVEYVDAEEEETIMIAMTPDDLEASKSSLTETQQQNLQMEEQELDPAKRIKPTNSSNTHTFTHCEIHPSMILGVAASIIPFPDHNQSPRNTYQSAMGKQAMGVFLTNYSVRMDTMANILYYPQKPLATTRAMEHLKFRELPAGQNAIVAIACYSGYNQEDSMIMNQSSIDRGLFRSLFFRSYMDLEKRQGMKALETFEKPSRSDTLRLKHGTYEKLDDDGLIAPGVRVSGEDIIIGKTTPIPPDTEELGQRTQYHTKRDASTPLRSTESGIVDQVLLTTNGDGAKFVKVRMRTTKIPQIGDKFASRHGQKGTIGVTYRHEDMPFTSEGVVPDLIINPHAIPSRMTVAHLIECLLSKVSALSGLEGDASPFTDVTAEAVSKLLREHGYQSRGFEVMYNGHTGKKLMAQVFFGPTYYQRLRHMVDDKIHARARGPVQVLTRQPVEGRSRDGGLRFGEMERDCMIAHGAAGFLKERLMEASDAFRVHVCGVCGLMSVIANLKKNQFECRSCKNKTNIYQIHIPYAAKLLFQELMAMNITPRLYTESSGVSIRA
- the MRP20 gene encoding mitochondrial 54S ribosomal protein YmL41 (BUSCO:EOG09264HX6) produces the protein MEFKTRSLMTSISKMCTRSIHHYNPPSKYPKVNVKDVELNPPKYGFRKVLKPTLAQSPTKTLFPSAEIAKLYVENGKPIPNRFVSRIDSETARQNFEEFQEKLAMDEPHFKIGKKQVFLPGGRICLLRNNAKHTPYQAKFLVPKKMNKLDLRDYLWHVYGLRALNITVQLQPAKWVRNHRDLARHRVPQMKKMTIDMAEPFVWPEVSKTLLDKLESEKNNMEELVMRGYAQGSDKKKPIDSYDGMFKENDKVERFIPKSFAKSSVKAMKQIGGHLKSADTRAQVSNFLKL